In Salvia miltiorrhiza cultivar Shanhuang (shh) chromosome 4, IMPLAD_Smil_shh, whole genome shotgun sequence, the DNA window AACGGAATCGTCTCCATTTCATTGATACAAAACCAGTCGACAACTTTTGCAGAGGATCTTTAAAACTATTTCCTTAATCAAGAAGGGTGGGGCAATACCAAAATTTGTAGGGTTTTAAGCATCAAGGGCTACATATAATAATACTTACATTTTAGTTCAATGTAGTGcattattgaaagaaaaatatcaccCATGCATCAACTGTATAACTTGGATAGTGCATAATCATGGGCTAATTTTTGGCCGAAATAATGTATACATCTCATTTTAATTTCCGGCTAAGTAAGCTAGGCCCAAAAAATTCTAGTAGATTTGGGCCATTGGATTATTgattctttcttttatttttttagtctATCCCGATCCGCTGGGCCTGCCTGTTGACTGTaattcatttttcaattttcaaaattcgcaattttttttttactcaaaatctATCTATGGTACACGTATTTCCTATACGAGAagactagtgtattacccgtcgaaattcgacgacgggtacatattttcttgtaatttatatattttatgttattcttatgataattatataaaataattctttatgtaaattatttatataattaattaaattaaattaaattagtaatacattttaaattatattaatctcaacaacttttagtaattaaattattaattttgttgagatcataaaaatacccattagttttcatatgaaattttatagaaagttgacgcgtaagaaaaaaaaaaagagtagaaatacatataaatttgacataggtatgatggaggattgatttgttgcatttgttgttacaagattttttttttttttgaaggactTTGTTGttacattatttattaattttgttcaatgtttttttattttgccttttgaccataattttatatggagtttgaaaaatcataattgaattgagagtatcatataattccgaacttctaaaagcataactaattatgaaaataatctcgcctcatatttaaaagaccataactgatttatcgaacatcgtatcatttggagttttaagaccaaccaagttgtgggtaTCATCTCGTCGCAGATttgacagatcacctctaacttctgagcatcatcttgtctgaaacttgaaagagaatcatctcgtctaaaacttgaaagagcatcatctcgtctggagttttgagcatcatctcatctagagtttgagagagcatcatcaaagatgaaattatattcaactatgactccaattgtcaactatctaacaaacataactctaacaatttagatattttatttatgtatgtaattttattagttcaaactctagagagaaaggaaagagaagatcgttcttaaagcagtaaaagagagagcgtgtgctttatttcatcatcataggtatttataggtattacagtcggggtaaagtagtaaattcgtttggtTATCTATTCtgcatgctcgccattaaactaattaaggctattattagattataacttgtcaggtcgttgtcccctaattacagagctggattctgtcctcatcatccttctctgtctagtagctctgtatttccttccttggggcagacttctactctttggctccgctctaCTAAGTAGCTCCGCTttctggcgaattgtctctggcGTGTGGCTCCACGCTCTGGCTCCAaaagcttagctctgactctggatctggcgatttggctctggctctgactctaacgacttagctctgactctggatctggcgacttggctctggctctgactttaatgacttagctctgctctggcaacttgcctctggccctctgctctggttagctctggctctggcagctctgctctggaggctctgctctggttagctctggctctagcatctctgctctggctagctctgctctggcaacttgactctggccctctgctctagaagctctgctctggttagctctggctctggaagctctgctctggcaaactctgctctggcagctctgttctggaagctttgctctgccaACTCTGCTTTGGACTTTTTCCTCTGCCTATTTCTCACAGCTTCTTTGCTCCCTGCTACTCATCTTTAGTATTCCAAGCAAAGCCacgtgtcctgatcttaggaccttgcatatttcacccctcatcagagttgataaatcatattgcttccatgcaacaatcacaacacgcttgatagcagatgccaaaattctttccaaaatttgttttttctaaaataataatcattctatatttaaaatagtgaaacgcgttattaaattaggaaactaatttaatactttACCATAGGTGTGTAGGAAGAATCACGGCTAATCAGGAAATGGAGGTATCAAAATAGAGAAGTCGTCGGTGGGGTGGGGGTCGACGGCACGGTGGACGAACTCCAGGGCTCAGCGGTGACTCGACGGCggacgaaccgcaagctcagcggcgactatttcgccggagtctagaagaagaaacgacaacgggttataggaaaaagaaatcttagggctcttgtattaattgcttcaaatggagaattctcatgggtttaagaagtggaaacaatcgaactaattaaggaatggaagagggagtcagagatgaggcggagcaacgccgcccttaggacggcggcgaggcctgaatttagagggagagagaggcgggcagtttaaagggggaattagggcttgatttgagtgtgcaatcgactttagagagagaaaaggattgagagaagagagagacagtgaagggggagacgacgccaaccggattcagggacggcggcgatggggtgaggaagagggaggtgtgacttttgttttaaaagtgagaatgagaatatatagattggattctcaaatgccacgttggagattgagattgaaaagaaataatttgaggcctgccacgtaggctaaggcctaatcgtattatagaatagatattattattattattattattattattattattattattattattattattattattattattattattattattattattattattattattattattattattattattattattattattattattgtagtaatggacgaacataaacaaataaagtttgcagaaatgaaaaatatatttttcttaattccctatataaataaaatgtatggatttattttataaaaaataaaaataaaattttaattattttgatagacataaaataagattttgttttaaagtaatcagtttatagaatttgtgccttattatgcaaacatgtaaatcaatgaccggacccgtttataatttacatatacgtgcatgtctcaattcaaacttaatttaaaattagttttattgaaaattaagaatataaatattatatatatatatatatatatatacacacacaatataatatattgcaacatatacatataatatgtacgctattgagtaatataaaattaataacaaatatacatctaatcactaacaattaaaataatctatcgtatatagattataatttttttcttatcagacatgtaaatctaatttttatctagaaaaaataaataataaaatttattaatttagattatatgtaatgttaatattattattatatatatatatatatatattattaattgtatttattatgattaatgaatctttatatagaatgtaatagttaattaattaataaatgatgaagattatatatggtaaattttgaaatggtgagattttagatatgccacataggttaaggcttaatcctataaTAGATATCcgtacaaattttattttatatttattgcgGTTCCAATTCATAAAATATGGATGGAATGTCTTGTGATATtgtatttctttaattttcaaattccaATAGAGATATTTCTTGACGAAGAAAATTTGATGAAATAGCAAATTCTAACCGATTTTATCCGTTAGAATCACCCTGTTTCTTGTAGTGAAAGACTAATCCTAATCGATAACTACAAAAGTTAGAGATATCATTATTCATTAGAACCAATTCATTTTATTTCGaactatttttatttgaatttggaATATTCTCGGTTGTGTTCAATTATTTGACCTAATTCTAAATCGATTTTTGAGCTAGCTTGTACGCACATAAATTTAGCATATCTAGATTTCTTTGATAGCCATACAAAAAATAGGTGGTGTTTTATAAACTTGACCTCGTatatattagataaaaatattaatgttaTTTCAATCTCAACTCATAAATAAAGCCCGAACAAACATTTTTCCTAaacaatcttcttcttcttttttcgaGGGGAACAACTTTTTTTAGTTATCTCACAAAATTTCTATTAAGCTTTGAAGTAGAAGATATAACAAAAAGGTAAAATGATGGTGTACAACTTCTTGATAGATATTAAAACATGTACAATTCTCTGAAACAATATACATTATTATCaaattcaaaaagaaaagtatCAAAATCACAAACAAAGTAATTAACGAAGAAAAGTTCAATTAGTCAGGTCAATCCACTTAATTTTCAGACCAATTCTATCGCGTTTGGTCtattttttgttggaattaatcGGACTAAACTTTTTTTCATACTGAAAGTTTTCAATGTTAACCTATTTTTTTCCATCTATTCAAACCAATCTATCGATTTCTTATTGAAATGACAATTCAAACTAGAACCGTAACTAAACTGTAAGATTAATCacattctaatatatatatatatatatatatatatatatatatatatatatagaagggttcaacagagaagctaaatagtgtggagaatagagaattcgtagagaattatctttttattcattatgaacaaatctattcattttacgaacagatcagcataagtaatgaacagtcatatttagtaaaaataaagaaaaactcgccaccagcaggattcgaacccttggcaaattgttgttcatgtgatacattgatctgttcattaaaattatagatctgttcgtttttattttacgaattctctattctccacaatatttagcttctctgttgaacccttctctctctctctctatatatatatatatatatatatatatatatatatatatatatgggagggctagaataaaaacactcttaagtgtataaaatataaatgattttcagcccttagatcatcaagatctacggttgattcgtaaccctgttggatgaattcgtggtactgagttcgaatcccaaaggtaacaaaaatttatttttcgcaattcgtaactctgttggatgaattcgtaaccttgttggataaaattcgtacattaaaaaacgtttatatttatattttaagaagtgtttttactgtagccctcccttatatatatatatatatatatatatatatatattagaatgtGATTAATCTCACAGTTTAGTTACGGTTCTAGTTTGAATTGTCATttcaataagaaaaaaaataggttAACATTGAAAACTTTCAGTATGAAAAAAAGTTTAGTCCgattaattccaacaaaaaataGACCAAACGCGATAGAGTTGGTCTGAAAATTAAGTGGATTGACCTGACTAATTAAACTTTTCTTCATTAACTACTTTGTTTATGATTTTGatacttttctttttgaatttGATAATAATGTATATCGTTTCAGAGAATTGTACATGTTTTAATATCTATCAAGAAGTTGTACACCATCATTTTACTTTTTTGTTATATCTTCTACTTCAAAGCTAAATAGAAAattttgtgatatatatatagggttaggttcaatgaaaaaagtctaaatgtaagaaagaagagagaattaatctcatccgttgatcttatctaatctaacggacatgatttattcacgccatgttcaacggattttttcgttgaacattcgtgaacatatacaatatttttgggggttctaggtttcgaccccccatatgttcaacgaaaaaatccgttgaacatggcgtgaataaatcatgtccgttagattagataagatcaacggattagattacttctctcttctttcttacatttaggcctttttcattgaactttagcctatatatatatatatatatatatatatatatatatatgtgtgtgtgaataaaatatacaaaatgatGTGCCGGTGGAGGATAGTTACTGAGGAGAGCAGGTATACAATGAATTATGAAAGTGTGACAATCATTTCCTTATCATAAGTTactttcaaataaataaaaaatgatatacaAGCATCGAGTACTTCCTTTTCTGCAGAAGGTGCATCATTTTGCTATTTTTCCAAATTTGAAATCATGACATTTCTCCATCAAATGGAGACATTCTCCCACCTCCGCCGCTTCATGTAATCATATCATTGTATTCTTGATCAGTCAAAGCAATGATGCAACAtacaaaaacaataaaaaattgaaatagaaagagaagaaaaattgGAAAAAGTGGTATTGGCATCTAGTGGAGAATTGTATTGCTATTACATGTGACTGTGAGAGGCTAAATTTGGACATGCACTCATtgcatatattttatatacataattatcaaaatatatatgaatagcAACTAACACTGGTCAAAAGTGCTCATCTAATTTGGTGATTTGTTGCATAGATAACATTCTTTATGAAAAGGTCTTGGAGAAACCTTTGTGGCTAGTGAGTAATAACACACATCTCTTCTTAAATCTTTTTCGTGTGCATCATTTTGCAGCTCTTATGTTCCTCATCATGAAAAAACCTACTTTGGTCCCAGTTTCCAGGTGCTAATGGAGGTTGtgtcattaaaataaaaattaagataGGAAAAGAAATTTGGTTTCATGATGAGCCTATAGTTAGACCTTTCTCTTTAGCTATTATCATTATTGTTCATTCTTAATTTGCTTCACCAATACTAGTGGAACAAAAAAGTTTTCCCTCCTAATTCAATCATGTAGATTTATATGCATATTATCAAATGCGCATTTAAAATTTCGACCACCGCCATCAATATTAGTATCACAACTTCAAATCATGGAATCCTTTGTTGCAAGATTGTGTAACATCTTCAGTTGCATTTACGGATGATTGACACGTGtcattaaaataaatgatgACAATGATAAGAATTTGCAtgtatagaaaaaataattaagatcGGATATCACATAATCATGTACAACCCAGAGAAGGGAAAAGAATTGAACCATGATCAATTGGTCATTGCAAGATTTGTTCAGAGTTCATTGATGAAGAGGGTTTTGTAGCCAATGATGACACACAATATGGATTGCAGTTGTAATGTTCTATTCAGAACTCTTTGAGAGAGTGTAAAAGGTTAAAATAGGGTGGGATGAAAAAAAATAGGCTAAAATGAAGCAATGGAAACAAGCCAGACATTGTATTAGAAATTAAACCACTAATTGCAACCTAGGAAAGGGGAAATATATTACAAGGTGATTCATTGATTCAACCTATGTAAGAAACTGGGATCCTTTTGGGAAGACATGTCCCTTTGAATCCATCCttgtctctctctccctctctctctctctctcctactaAACACAGCCTAACACTAACCTTGTCCCTCTCCCCACAATTGATGCCATTCAAGCTCGTTTGGAAAATGTCTTTCAGCCATTTCCCAAACAAGCTGTTGACGTATAGCCCCGCCCCTTTCAAAACTTGCTCCAACACCTTCTCCTCCACATTGAAACTGTTGTTCCTACTCGTCTCATCGAAGGCTCTCTTGAACTCCCACAGCAGCGCCTCCCTCGCCTCCCTGTCCTGCTCCGGCCCCATGTTTAGCACAACGCGATTCTTGATGAACGTGAGGGGCGGCTCCACTGTGATCTCACTTGAGATGGGGCTTAGCTTGGCCTCGCCCTCATCAGCTCGTATGTTGAGGTCGAGGCCATGCCCATTTGAGGACACCTCTTCCATCTCATTGCTGCTCCTCCGGCTCTTGGCCAAGGCCCCCCCTAACTCCCACTCTGCTCTCCGCTTGTGATCAAGATGATGAGGTTCTTGGACAACTAGCTTCATCTGGATCACAGAGCTCGTGTCGTTGGAGCTTGCCTCATCCGTGGTGAGGATGAATACGGAATCCCGATTGGCCTCAGCAAGAAACCTGATGATCTCAGGATCAGCAAACTCAACAAGTGCAACCAGCTTCCCATCATGATCCCTCAACGCCCTCTGAAGCATCTCGCGATTCTCAGTGTTTCTCATGTTAAACGAAAGGAGAAGATCCGAGGAGCCAAGAATGGACTCTGCTGCTGCAAGAGCTGCTCTCCTCTTGGCCACATTGTCATTcccatcaaggacaacaaacttGTGGCGGCTCATCAATGCATCCACGATGGCAGGGACGGCTTCCAGCTGCCACGGCAAGTTCTCCCTGAGCAGGTGGTGCAGGGCAGTCCTCTTCTCGTGTTCGTGTTTGACTTCATCAATATACGAACTCCCCAAGGCCAGCGTGATCTTCACCTCCTTGTCCTCCATCATCTTCAGGGAGTCCAGATTAGGCTCCTGCTTGCTGAAGCTGAACTCGATGTGGCACGACTGCTGCCTCCTGAACCGGGGCAGAGTGCTGGCGCCCGCCTTCACAGCAGGGTACGAGAAGGATATCGTCTCGGTATCACCCAACACGCTGCCCTTATTCAACCAAGATGGATTTGTTGAGGTGTAGCACTCATTCCTCCCAACAAGATGCCCTTGATGCACATGCTGGCACTGCTTGTTATACTTCCTCCGCAGCTCATCCAAATCTTCCTGCAACCAAAAAATAGCAATTCTCAATCAGAAAAATTAACCAGTTCCACACACACAACgaaacacatacacacacacacaccttgTCAAGTGTGTGATTGGCATGCGGTTTGAGCCAGTAGGGCAAGTGTTCTTTATCAGAGAAGGATTTGTGGTGGATTGATCTCAAGGCAGCTTCCTTTTGATAATCTGATGTGCATTCTTGACAACATGTGAGGACATGATCTGTTTCCTCCTTCAGACACAACACTTTCCTGTCTGAAACTGGTGATGAGTTCTCTGAGAATGCAATTCTTGAATCACTCCCACTGCACATAAATATTTGAATCCCAAACATATATCAGCATGCAATTATATTTCATCAAtacagaaaaataattaaattgaaaacaTACTCTCTATCAAGACTATTTGGAgccaaaattttcaaatatatgttTTAGTCAAAAAAGTAACTACGTACATATCATGAGCAAAGATATATGTTTTGAATAAGAATACAATATCGTTTCTTTTTACTCGTAAAGCCAAAATCATACAACATGTAAATCATATGATCATGCAAGTCCAGACAAAACACATCTACGAATAATGTTGACCAATCTCTCTCTACTTCTGTTTTAACTCTTTCATGACACAGACTGCACATAGTTCTCAAATTCTTGACACCAAAAATTGAGAACAATTAATCCAGTTTgttagaaataaaagaaaagaaaaagaatgattAACCTTGTAGGCGTAGCAGCATTGAGGGTGAGAGCAAGGCCAGCTGAAGGGACGGACACAGCTTGAAGAGCCCACTGAGCATCCAACGGCGGCTGTTTAATCTGGCATTTCACATAAGTCTGGTAATTGGCCGTCGCCATCAACCACACCTTCATGTTGGAGGCGTTGTACCAAGCCAGAAGCTTCCCAATCTCGGCGATCAAGTGatccacggcggcgccgtgatcCACCGCCCATTTGAGGTCGCCGATGTAGACGATGACCCTGCCCACGGCGGCGAAGGAGTCGACCTTCCTCTTGAGGTCGGCCACGTTCATGTCGACCTCGTCCTTGTTCATGAGGACCAGCGGCACCGCCGAGAACTGGAACTTGACCAGGCGCGCCGCCTTCAGCTGGTCTGGTACGTCCCCCTTTTCGACGAGGGATATGAGCTGCGCGACTAGGGTTTCAGCCATGGAGGAGGTGTCGGCGACGACGACGACGTTCCGCCTGGGGCGAGCGGAGGTCATGATGTGGAGGAGGCGGGTGATGTCATGGTGGGAGAGGAAGTCGGGGAGGGGGCGGGCGGAGGGGGGCGAGTTGGGGGTGGAGTAGATGCCGCCAGAGGCGGAGGAAGAGGGGTTGTAGCAGTGGAAGACGGAGGCGGTGCAGTCGTCGAGGTTGGCCTTGACGGCGGTGCTGGAGAAGCCGGCCTCGCGCATGACGCGGCTGACGCTGGGGTCGTCGAGGATGGAGAGGATGAGCTGCTCGAGCTCGACCTTGAGGGCGAGGAgggggggctgctgctgctgctgctcgacgCAGCCGCGGCGCTGGTGGGCCTGGGCGCGCTTGAGGGCGGCGACGAGGGCGTTGGAGAGGGAGGGCTGGGCGTGGAGGAGGGGGCCGGGGGAGGCCGGGAGGCGGTTGAGGGCCACGTTGAAGCACAGCTCCAGGGCGCGGCATTGCAAGGGGTGGTGGGGGGGCTGGGACTTGAGGCAGGCGCGGCGGAGGAGGCTGGAGCGGGACGTCAGGAGTGTGGCGGCGACATGAAGCGGGGTGACCTGGGCGTGGCCGCGGCGCCGGGCCAGGCTGAGGGAGTGCTTCAGCACGGCGGCAGCCTCCGCGGAGAGTGTCTGTTGCGCTGCACAGCCTCCTGCACGCATAACTTGGCCAAGATCCCCCCCCCCCTACACCCCCCCGGTCGTACAGATTGCTTCCCTATTGTAAATATGTAGCTGTGTATCTATCTTCACAAAGCCCCCCCTTACCGCTTCGTCTCTCTCAATCTCACAATTATGATATCAGCTTTCAAGCTGGGGTTTTTCAAATGGAATGCCTTCGAAAGGACATAAATAGGCTATTACTATCCTGGTTGTCTTGGAGTTTCTCTCTTTCTTCCAGGGCTCTTTCGCCTTTTCgccttttttttcatttctctgCATTATTCGGCTCCGGCTACTCTCTTATATATAATTCAACCTTTGTTTTCTACCATCAATTAATTTGGtgttttatttacttatatattaaATGAGTGTTTTTTTacgtattttaattttaatatcacAAATTCTCCTGTACATATAGACGAATCGGTCTAAAATGGTTAAATCACTTAATTAAAGAAGATATGAGAAGTTTCGCGCTTGTGGAACTCGAACCCACAACCTTATGAATACAAGGTACGCGGTCCACCAGCTAAGCATCTAGCTCAATTGATGATTAATCTCCCCcgatatatctatatatatatatacttcttTATGCACATACGAATGTACATTAGACTAGCTCTTTTAATAATTACTTCCTTTAATTTGTCCTCACgaaatgtatttaatttatcattttcgtCTGTCCACATAAAATGTATCcgatttatttttgataagttttccactcacaataaattgAGATTcttactccactcacaatacattcaaAGGGTTATTGCCGAAAAATACctatagtttgtcaattttttgatttataacatgacctttaATTTTTACCAGAAAATAcatccattttaaatttaatctcaattttaacataatttgaatttgtgCAAAATAAAAACCTATGTGGCAATTAAGTCCTACAAATTAAAATCCTAGCTGGAAATAAAGTCCTACCTGGAACGGTATTTTAAAGTCATACAAATTTTGAAGTCCTACAAACTAAGATCTAAAGTCCTCCAAATTATCTAACCCCTAAAATTGGCGGTCGCGTCTGCAATCCAAGGGCTCGCGTCTCACAATAGAGAAAACAAAGCCACGTTGTGCAGCTGTGTTCAGGTAGCGCTGGTGACTTAATTGCCACatagatttttattttgcacaaattcaaattatgttaaaattgagattaaatttaaaattaatgtattttctagcaaaatttaaaaatcatgttataaaccagaaaattgacaaactatgAGTATTTTCCGGCAATAACCCCTACATTCAACTagtttattaaaatccgtgtcattTAGAAGTGAATACATTTTATAaggatggatggagtatataaaTTGGTAAATGTGTGGCTTGCCATTAAGAATTAATGTTGAACTAGGTTCCTCATGTCCTTATATTGTTATATTATGGACTATATTTCAATTAATAAGTTGGGATTCAAAGTTTGTTTGTACACTATATTGGTATATAAGAATATCCAATACTAATTTATTATTAGTAAATTAAGATTGAACTCCTAAATTGTGGCTTGTAGTGATGCTAAGACGTCTCGCTAGTTTTTATACTTAGTTGCGTTATACACCCATGCATGTGCATGCACGGCCATATTTGTCATGTAATTTGAAATACTGCAATTATGCGGATAAAAAATAACAAGGTTACTTGGTTGTGATAATTATCGCattttctattatattttagTGTAAATTGACATATAATTAGGCTAAGAAATCCAACAAATAAGTTGGCTTCAACAATTGCAAAACGTTGGAAACAAGAGAAGAGGTTCAAAATTAGACatcttaattatatatttttagtagAAATGAAGTCTCTAGACTCAGTACTCTAGTTTTACTTTCTGTACAATCCGTATATGTATGGTATGGTTGCCACTTTGTTTTTTgtttatgcaattttttttttttaacataaacCGAAAATACATAAGCATCATTCTTTGTTTTTCTCGTTAAGCAAAGGGCTctactttttctttctttgaatttattccCTCAagatatgaaataaaaattgattGCGTTTAATTTAGTGTTTTTAAATGAAGGTTTGAATGACAGCGAGACAGAGCGACAGAGGGCAGCAGAAATTCAAATAAAGTAGTAAAAGAGGAAAAAGGTGGAAAAGAAAGCAGGTATAACAAGAGAGATAAAAAAGAGAAAGTTAGTATTTTTGCCTTTTTCATGTTTGTCATTTGTTCTTTGCATATAAATGTGTGCATGTTCCTTTTTatttcaataaatctatgtagccacattgtggccacccacacactactatagtaagaaaatttttgatttatttaatttattttttaaaataaaaataggatttagttattttattatattctctacattgtactatttttttttaatttttttttgcatttttatttttaatttattttttaataaaaataaaaaagttatcaaaaaattacaaaaaaataactacaatgtagagaatataataaaataactaaatcttatttttattttaaaaaataagttaaataaattaaactattttctatttaggtaaattgtgggtgcccacaatgtggctgtttagcatcactctttttattttgcctttatttatgtatatttaaa includes these proteins:
- the LOC131021314 gene encoding protein SMAX1-LIKE 4-like, with protein sequence MRAGGCAAQQTLSAEAAAVLKHSLSLARRRGHAQVTPLHVAATLLTSRSSLLRRACLKSQPPHHPLQCRALELCFNVALNRLPASPGPLLHAQPSLSNALVAALKRAQAHQRRGCVEQQQQQPPLLALKVELEQLILSILDDPSVSRVMREAGFSSTAVKANLDDCTASVFHCYNPSSSASGGIYSTPNSPPSARPLPDFLSHHDITRLLHIMTSARPRRNVVVVADTSSMAETLVAQLISLVEKGDVPDQLKAARLVKFQFSAVPLVLMNKDEVDMNVADLKRKVDSFAAVGRVIVYIGDLKWAVDHGAAVDHLIAEIGKLLAWYNASNMKVWLMATANYQTYVKCQIKQPPLDAQWALQAVSVPSAGLALTLNAATPTSGSDSRIAFSENSSPVSDRKVLCLKEETDHVLTCCQECTSDYQKEAALRSIHHKSFSDKEHLPYWLKPHANHTLDKEDLDELRRKYNKQCQHVHQGHLVGRNECYTSTNPSWLNKGSVLGDTETISFSYPAVKAGASTLPRFRRQQSCHIEFSFSKQEPNLDSLKMMEDKEVKITLALGSSYIDEVKHEHEKRTALHHLLRENLPWQLEAVPAIVDALMSRHKFVVLDGNDNVAKRRAALAAAESILGSSDLLLSFNMRNTENREMLQRALRDHDGKLVALVEFADPEIIRFLAEANRDSVFILTTDEASSNDTSSVIQMKLVVQEPHHLDHKRRAEWELGGALAKSRRSSNEMEEVSSNGHGLDLNIRADEGEAKLSPISSEITVEPPLTFIKNRVVLNMGPEQDREAREALLWEFKRAFDETSRNNSFNVEEKVLEQVLKGAGLYVNSLFGKWLKDIFQTSLNGINCGERDKVSVRLCLVGEREREGERDKDGFKGTCLPKRIPVSYIG